One region of bacterium genomic DNA includes:
- a CDS encoding helix-hairpin-helix domain-containing protein encodes MNFDKRQARITLLLFLFILIAGQVWLYFNRPIYPDLARFPEKWPSQGYLLDASALKDRALAAFPAGTTTGGAIRQLKLRLDTLGSGFCLPRAGVLFKTDGGWSVRPMSQSERHVWRIPMELSKCAPEDLERIGGIGPVLARKIHRFVQNRGYLESVEQLDAVPGIGPKKLEALKRELALQ; translated from the coding sequence ATGAACTTTGACAAGCGCCAGGCACGCATAACCCTTCTCCTGTTTCTCTTCATCCTCATTGCCGGACAGGTATGGCTGTACTTCAACAGGCCCATCTATCCTGACCTCGCACGATTCCCCGAAAAATGGCCGTCCCAGGGATATCTTCTGGACGCGAGCGCCCTGAAAGACAGGGCTCTGGCGGCGTTCCCCGCCGGGACCACCACAGGCGGGGCGATCCGGCAACTGAAACTTCGTCTGGACACGCTCGGGTCCGGTTTTTGCCTTCCCCGGGCCGGAGTCCTTTTCAAAACCGATGGCGGCTGGAGTGTCCGCCCCATGAGCCAGTCGGAAAGGCACGTGTGGCGCATCCCCATGGAGCTTTCAAAGTGCGCACCGGAGGACCTGGAAAGGATCGGCGGCATCGGGCCGGTTCTGGCCCGCAAGATCCACCGATTCGTCCAAAACAGAGGATACCTGGAATCCGTGGAACAGCTGGACGCCGTTCCCGGCATCGGCCCGAAGAAACTGGAGGCGCTCAAAAGAGAATTGGCGCTCCAGTAG
- a CDS encoding acetoin utilization protein AcuC has product MDQLLVYSPLYRTFSYGPHHPLRPTRLYLTHYLMEACGFLDGPAVRQAEPVPATRDHLLRTHSAGYLEALEAANGGEHFPGALKWGLGLGDNPIFAGVWDWSLLVCGGSLMALSEVAEGNCSVAMHTGGGFHHAHHARAAGFCYLNDLAVAIADQVEKGRKTLYLDIDAHHGDGVQEAFYGSDQVLTVSIHETPDHLFPGTGYERELGEGKGYGYSVNVPLSPGSSDPTFIDAFEAVVPPLLRSFSPDLVVVQLGVDTMTGDPLAHLMLTTRSVEHALARLLEIHSGDIMVSGGGGYEMDTVARSWTLAWGILTGQEVPDELPESYLKERRKYGATGIGQLTIRDPKPDPPPDQVLAHRHLNQTLKSLREFGVI; this is encoded by the coding sequence ATGGATCAACTTCTTGTTTATTCACCATTGTACCGCACCTTCAGCTACGGACCCCACCATCCGCTGAGGCCGACCCGCCTTTACCTGACCCATTACCTCATGGAGGCCTGCGGTTTTCTGGACGGGCCGGCAGTAAGGCAGGCCGAACCGGTTCCCGCCACACGGGACCACCTGCTGAGAACCCATTCCGCAGGTTACCTCGAGGCCCTTGAGGCAGCCAACGGGGGAGAACATTTCCCCGGCGCCCTGAAATGGGGACTTGGTCTCGGGGACAACCCCATTTTCGCAGGTGTGTGGGACTGGAGCCTCCTGGTGTGCGGCGGGAGCCTCATGGCCCTTTCAGAGGTCGCCGAGGGTAACTGTTCCGTAGCGATGCACACCGGGGGCGGTTTCCATCATGCCCATCACGCCAGGGCGGCCGGGTTCTGCTACCTGAACGACCTGGCCGTGGCTATCGCCGACCAGGTGGAAAAGGGTAGAAAAACCCTTTACCTGGACATCGACGCCCATCACGGAGACGGAGTCCAGGAGGCGTTTTACGGGTCGGACCAGGTCCTGACCGTTTCCATTCACGAGACCCCCGACCATCTGTTCCCCGGCACCGGCTACGAAAGGGAACTGGGGGAGGGGAAGGGGTACGGCTACAGCGTCAACGTCCCCCTGTCCCCCGGATCGTCCGATCCCACCTTCATCGACGCGTTCGAGGCGGTCGTGCCCCCCCTCCTTCGTTCCTTCTCTCCGGACCTGGTGGTCGTTCAGCTTGGCGTCGACACCATGACGGGAGACCCTCTCGCTCATCTCATGCTGACGACCAGGTCGGTGGAACATGCCCTGGCGCGGCTCCTGGAGATCCACAGCGGGGATATCATGGTCTCCGGCGGGGGCGGTTACGAGATGGACACCGTGGCCCGTTCCTGGACCCTGGCATGGGGGATCCTCACCGGGCAGGAGGTTCCCGACGAACTTCCTGAAAGCTACCTTAAGGAACGCAGGAAGTACGGGGCAACCGGCATCGGCCAGCTGACCATCAGGGATCCGAAACCCGACCCGCCCCCGGACCAGGTCCTGGCCCACAGGCATCTCAACCAGACGCTTAAATCGCTGCGTGAATTCGGGGTGATCTAA